In the genome of Paenibacillus pabuli, one region contains:
- a CDS encoding NUDIX domain-containing protein: MGVGAVILNERNEVLLVWRNRQPEQYTWSIPGGKVDPYESVETAVIREIKEEVNLDIAIDKLLCTAETIQPEQQEHWISILYSTRVTGGIARNLEEGGAIGEIGWFPLDDLPSPLACFAVPGIEAVKQFHLYSED, encoded by the coding sequence ATCGGTGTTGGCGCGGTCATCCTCAATGAACGTAATGAGGTCCTTTTGGTTTGGCGTAATCGTCAGCCTGAACAATACACCTGGAGTATTCCCGGAGGCAAAGTGGACCCATACGAATCGGTCGAAACTGCTGTCATTCGGGAAATTAAGGAAGAAGTCAATCTGGATATTGCCATCGACAAGCTGCTCTGCACCGCAGAGACGATCCAGCCTGAACAGCAGGAGCATTGGATTTCCATCCTCTACTCGACACGAGTTACTGGCGGCATTGCTCGTAACCTCGAAGAAGGCGGAGCCATTGGTGAAATCGGTTGGTTCCCGCTGGATGATCTGCCTTCGCCACTTGCCTGTTTCGCCGTACCTGGCATTGAAGCGGTGAAACAATTCCATCTTTATTCTGAAGATTGA